The Prosthecobacter dejongeii genome contains a region encoding:
- a CDS encoding LamG-like jellyroll fold domain-containing protein: MKLDEQIQHYLDGLATAEEVQQLQNILLTQPDSRRLFADLANLDAALAEQAAGWESPVPANSAKSLRTPISHLGLAAAAALALIITGTWWLHSSRAVHATVARGIGSRVFSEGMQIQSADYKMQAGTVEFITARGAKVVIEAPASFRFENDQRLRLERGRVAADVPPSAKGFTVVTPTGQAVDLGTQFGVDVPQHGQAEIHVFKGEVIAQSTKGGKRQSLKDGQAYSLESGAGAAREIRSAAFIQPDEMPALQAALTSGQRARSDAAMAALRRDPALITLLDFENSKLPPGTFRMTQGRWPGSHAPEFVNVGDHMKLNAGADRSWPRLTLAAWVRLDRLEALYQSLYHTDGWDDDKRGQVHWIIKKDATMRLALKRNTLLPGSSEKEGFPDSATPVLPEKGRWVHLAVTYDADAKRIRFYLNGQLDKECLQATAHPALLGPAQIGNWNSQDRKLSGRVDELILLGRTMTDDEIRALFDAGNPYR; the protein is encoded by the coding sequence ATGAAGCTGGATGAACAAATTCAGCACTACTTGGATGGTCTAGCCACTGCCGAAGAGGTGCAGCAGCTCCAAAACATCTTGCTCACCCAGCCTGATTCACGACGCCTGTTTGCGGATCTAGCCAATCTAGACGCTGCCCTGGCCGAACAAGCAGCAGGTTGGGAATCACCAGTCCCAGCAAACTCTGCCAAGTCTCTACGGACACCCATTTCACATCTTGGGTTAGCTGCCGCCGCAGCCCTCGCACTCATCATCACTGGAACATGGTGGTTGCACAGCAGCAGAGCTGTCCATGCCACCGTGGCTCGTGGCATCGGTAGCAGAGTCTTTTCTGAAGGCATGCAAATTCAAAGTGCTGATTACAAAATGCAGGCAGGTACGGTGGAGTTCATCACTGCGCGTGGGGCGAAGGTAGTCATCGAAGCCCCGGCAAGTTTCCGCTTTGAAAATGACCAGCGGCTGCGACTGGAACGTGGCCGTGTGGCAGCAGATGTGCCGCCCTCGGCAAAGGGTTTTACCGTCGTCACTCCGACAGGCCAGGCTGTGGACCTGGGCACTCAGTTCGGCGTGGATGTGCCCCAACATGGCCAGGCTGAAATCCACGTCTTCAAAGGAGAGGTCATCGCTCAATCTACCAAAGGCGGCAAACGCCAGAGCCTGAAAGATGGCCAGGCCTACTCCCTAGAGTCCGGCGCCGGAGCCGCACGCGAGATTCGCTCCGCAGCCTTCATCCAGCCCGATGAAATGCCCGCCCTCCAGGCAGCTCTAACCTCTGGCCAGCGGGCGCGCTCAGATGCCGCCATGGCCGCTCTGCGACGAGACCCGGCCCTGATCACCCTACTGGATTTTGAAAATTCTAAATTGCCCCCGGGCACCTTTCGCATGACCCAAGGCCGCTGGCCCGGATCACATGCCCCCGAATTCGTCAATGTGGGCGACCACATGAAACTCAATGCAGGGGCTGACCGCTCCTGGCCCCGACTCACCCTCGCCGCCTGGGTACGGCTAGATCGGCTGGAAGCCCTCTACCAGTCCCTTTATCACACGGATGGCTGGGATGATGACAAACGTGGTCAAGTCCACTGGATCATCAAAAAGGACGCCACCATGAGGCTCGCTCTTAAACGCAATACTTTGCTTCCAGGCTCATCGGAGAAAGAAGGTTTCCCAGATTCAGCCACTCCAGTCCTGCCAGAGAAAGGGCGATGGGTTCACCTGGCCGTGACCTACGATGCTGATGCCAAACGCATCCGCTTTTACCTCAATGGACAGCTAGACAAAGAATGCCTCCAGGCTACCGCCCACCCTGCTTTGTTAGGGCCTGCACAAATCGGTAACTGGAACTCCCAAGACCGCAAACTGAGTGGTCGCGTTGACGAACTCATTTTGTTAGGCCGAACCATGACCGACGATGAAATTCGAGCGCTCTTTGACGCCGGCAATCCCTACCGCTAA
- a CDS encoding sigma-70 family RNA polymerase sigma factor: MSPAEIEEHQRFLRSLTAHEPAVRAYVRRLVPSRADADDVMQEVAIVLWEKFSEFQEGSEFRPWAFGIARFKVLSWLRDKGRDRLVLSEEVVDLIAEETAQDETRLERQRRALETCTQKLEPEQKQLLMQAYQPQARIQQVAAISGRSVTGFYQWLHRLRRLLADCVQRELAKEDAS; the protein is encoded by the coding sequence ATGTCGCCTGCCGAAATCGAAGAACACCAACGTTTCTTGCGCAGCTTAACAGCGCATGAGCCCGCAGTGCGTGCGTATGTTCGTCGGCTGGTGCCCTCCCGAGCCGATGCCGATGATGTCATGCAGGAAGTAGCCATCGTGCTTTGGGAAAAATTCAGCGAATTCCAAGAAGGATCCGAGTTTCGCCCCTGGGCTTTTGGCATCGCCCGTTTTAAAGTCCTCTCCTGGCTGCGCGACAAAGGCCGTGACCGCCTCGTCCTCAGCGAAGAAGTGGTGGACCTCATCGCAGAAGAAACTGCCCAGGATGAAACCCGGCTGGAGCGCCAGCGTCGTGCCCTAGAAACCTGCACTCAAAAACTGGAGCCCGAACAGAAACAGCTCCTCATGCAGGCTTATCAACCGCAGGCGCGGATTCAGCAGGTAGCCGCCATTAGCGGGCGTTCCGTCACGGGTTTTTATCAGTGGCTGCATCGGCTCCGCCGCTTGCTGGCCGACTGTGTTCAGCGTGAACTGGCCAAGGAGGATGCGTCATGA
- a CDS encoding class I SAM-dependent methyltransferase — translation MPTDHRDWYDTPLYYDIIFDADTPREATFLETVWTIFGEKSRTRRLLEPACGSGRLVIEMARRGWDVSGFDGNQRMLDFALERLKKEGLKARLWPDWMQSFKAPKNDHYDLAHCLVSTFKYLHSEADALACLQRTCAALKPGGIFVLGLHLSDYTTAKEEHERWKARREDIEVVCNTHTWPPDRKTRLEAMRTRLKISHQGRRHIQETHWQFRTYDARQMKALLSQVPELELQLCYDFTYEIETPRKLDDSYPDIVLVLKRR, via the coding sequence ATGCCTACTGACCACCGCGACTGGTACGACACCCCGCTTTATTACGACATCATCTTCGATGCCGATACCCCGCGCGAAGCCACCTTTCTGGAAACCGTGTGGACCATCTTTGGTGAAAAGAGCCGCACCCGCCGCCTGCTGGAACCTGCCTGTGGCAGCGGCAGACTGGTCATCGAAATGGCCCGGCGCGGCTGGGACGTCTCCGGGTTTGATGGCAATCAGCGTATGCTCGATTTTGCCCTGGAGCGGCTAAAAAAAGAAGGTCTCAAAGCCCGACTATGGCCCGACTGGATGCAGAGTTTTAAAGCTCCAAAAAATGACCATTACGACCTCGCTCATTGCCTTGTCAGCACTTTTAAATACCTACATTCCGAGGCAGATGCTCTCGCCTGCTTGCAAAGAACCTGTGCCGCTTTAAAACCCGGAGGCATCTTCGTCTTAGGCCTGCACCTCAGCGACTACACCACCGCCAAAGAGGAACACGAACGCTGGAAGGCTAGGCGGGAAGACATCGAAGTGGTCTGCAATACCCATACCTGGCCACCCGACCGTAAAACTCGCCTCGAAGCCATGCGCACCCGGCTTAAAATCAGCCATCAGGGCCGCCGCCACATCCAGGAGACCCACTGGCAGTTCCGTACCTACGATGCCCGCCAGATGAAGGCGCTACTGTCCCAAGTGCCCGAGCTGGAACTCCAATTGTGCTACGACTTCACCTATGAAATCGAGACCCCGCGCAAACTGGACGACAGCTACCCCGACATCGTGCTCGTCCTAAAGCGGCGATGA
- a CDS encoding DUF4266 domain-containing protein: MKMLLLVLVGSTLCSCSQHFVRVLPYERKHFADPLMDPGLDPLLLTMTQHAYFSREGSFGGGGIGGGGCGCN; the protein is encoded by the coding sequence ATGAAAATGCTCCTCTTAGTTCTCGTTGGTTCCACTCTTTGCAGTTGCAGTCAGCACTTTGTCCGGGTGTTGCCGTATGAACGGAAACATTTTGCAGATCCACTCATGGATCCAGGATTGGATCCGCTGCTGCTGACGATGACACAGCACGCTTATTTTTCTCGTGAAGGAAGTTTTGGCGGCGGGGGAATCGGCGGGGGCGGATGTGGCTGTAACTAG
- a CDS encoding DUF1501 domain-containing protein produces MTPPLSTNGLGLLNRRNFLSSAAGLGLATLLGENNSLASTRPIHPAIDPSNPLGARSTHFAPKAKRVLILFCSGAVSHLDSWDWKPELLRMDGKPMPGAKENFLTFQGENGNLVRPLYDFKPRGQTGKMVSDLFPHLASMTDDLTFIHSMTAKSNTHGPAENQMSTGFIFDGFPSLGSWVSYALGSEAENLPAYVAIPDPRGVPQAGVNNWGNGFLPALFQGTAFNSSRPIYNLARPEKVSAASDLAARDVLKFLNEKHLEKFPGDTELAARIASYELAAKMQLSVPEVSDLSKEPTSTLKAYGVDDPNPVKSGFAKNCLLARRLLERGVRCVKLYNGAYAMGEGIGNWDGHRKLKEQYDKHAPIFDQPAAALIRDLRQRGLLEDTLVVWCTEFGRMPTFQKGASGRDHNPQGFTVWMTGAGVKPGVSYGATDELGHKAVDKITTIYDFHATILHLLGLDHERLSYYHNGIDRRLTDVHGHVIKAVLT; encoded by the coding sequence ATGACTCCCCCACTCTCCACCAACGGTTTGGGCCTGCTGAATCGTCGCAACTTTCTCTCCAGCGCAGCCGGCCTAGGCCTAGCCACCCTGCTAGGCGAAAATAACTCCTTGGCCAGCACGAGGCCCATCCATCCGGCCATTGATCCCTCCAATCCACTTGGCGCACGCAGCACTCACTTTGCGCCCAAGGCAAAGCGCGTGCTCATCCTCTTCTGTTCAGGCGCCGTCAGCCACCTGGATTCATGGGATTGGAAACCGGAACTGCTGCGCATGGACGGCAAGCCCATGCCGGGTGCTAAAGAAAACTTCCTCACCTTCCAGGGCGAGAACGGAAACCTGGTTAGGCCTCTCTATGACTTCAAACCCCGTGGCCAGACTGGAAAAATGGTGTCTGACCTCTTCCCCCATCTCGCCTCAATGACGGATGACCTCACCTTCATCCACTCCATGACGGCCAAGTCCAACACCCATGGTCCAGCGGAAAACCAGATGAGCACGGGCTTCATCTTCGATGGTTTTCCCAGCCTCGGCTCATGGGTCAGCTACGCCCTCGGATCTGAGGCAGAAAACCTGCCCGCCTACGTCGCCATTCCCGATCCACGCGGTGTCCCCCAGGCAGGCGTGAACAACTGGGGCAACGGCTTTCTTCCTGCCCTTTTCCAGGGCACTGCCTTCAATTCCAGCCGCCCCATCTATAACCTCGCCCGGCCCGAGAAAGTCTCCGCCGCCAGCGACCTCGCCGCCCGCGATGTTCTAAAATTCCTCAATGAAAAGCACCTGGAAAAATTCCCTGGTGATACAGAACTCGCCGCCCGCATCGCCAGTTACGAACTCGCCGCCAAGATGCAACTCTCTGTACCTGAAGTGAGTGATCTTTCCAAAGAACCCACCAGCACTTTAAAAGCTTATGGCGTGGACGATCCCAATCCCGTCAAAAGTGGCTTTGCCAAAAACTGCCTCCTCGCACGCCGCCTGCTCGAGCGCGGAGTTCGCTGTGTGAAACTTTACAATGGTGCCTATGCCATGGGCGAAGGCATCGGCAACTGGGACGGTCACCGAAAGCTGAAGGAGCAGTATGACAAACACGCGCCCATCTTTGACCAGCCTGCTGCCGCCCTGATCCGCGACCTCCGCCAACGCGGCCTATTAGAGGACACCCTCGTCGTCTGGTGCACCGAATTTGGCCGCATGCCAACCTTTCAAAAAGGCGCAAGTGGCCGCGACCACAATCCACAGGGCTTCACCGTCTGGATGACAGGCGCGGGGGTAAAACCCGGCGTCAGCTATGGAGCCACAGACGAACTTGGCCACAAAGCCGTTGATAAAATCACCACCATTTACGATTTTCACGCCACCATCCTGCACCTCCTCGGTCTAGATCACGAACGCCTCAGCTACTACCACAACGGCATTGACCGCCGCCTCACCGACGTCCACGGCCATGTGATCAAAGCCGTGCTCACCTAA
- a CDS encoding Gfo/Idh/MocA family protein — translation MSDHHSFSRRQFLKSAAPLILPAAVLGRAGAVSPNSKIRLACIGVGGQGTANLKAFLADERVQVVAICDVDGKHRERAMNLAKLTPADCYKDYRKVLARQDVDAVMNATPDHWHANVAIEAAKAGKDLFSEKPLGASIAEGRAICRAVAENKRVLQCGTWRRSGLKVRMACELVRNGYIGELKEIQVGVPGTFAIRGGYTGLEGPQEVPPHLDYAMWLGSAPERPYTEARCHFNFRWIDEYAPGYITDWGAHFVDVAQWGAGMDDTTPTEVEAMEVKRRAQGLYDAPEEYRIEYGYANGLKLSMFSTKDAATYGTKFIGSEGWVFTEAETLKASSIDILRIKMKEGDTRLYVSKHHHRNFIDAVISRERTAAPAEIAQRAATICHLGAISAKLQKGLKFDPKAEAFTGNDEANALLMRPMRDAWKI, via the coding sequence ATGTCAGATCACCATTCTTTTTCTCGCCGCCAGTTTCTGAAAAGTGCTGCGCCTCTGATCCTGCCTGCTGCTGTTTTAGGTCGTGCGGGTGCAGTGTCGCCCAATTCCAAGATCCGTCTGGCCTGCATCGGAGTGGGCGGGCAGGGGACGGCTAACCTGAAAGCCTTCTTGGCAGATGAACGAGTGCAGGTGGTGGCCATCTGCGATGTGGATGGCAAGCACCGCGAACGAGCGATGAACCTAGCCAAGCTGACACCTGCAGATTGCTATAAGGACTACCGCAAAGTGCTGGCGCGCCAGGATGTGGATGCGGTGATGAATGCCACGCCTGACCACTGGCATGCGAATGTGGCGATTGAGGCCGCAAAGGCGGGGAAGGACCTGTTTTCTGAAAAACCTTTGGGAGCTAGCATTGCCGAAGGGCGGGCCATCTGCCGGGCGGTGGCGGAAAACAAACGGGTGCTGCAATGTGGTACTTGGAGACGGTCCGGCCTTAAAGTACGCATGGCCTGTGAACTGGTGCGCAATGGCTACATCGGTGAACTCAAAGAGATCCAGGTGGGTGTGCCTGGGACTTTTGCCATCCGTGGCGGTTACACCGGGTTGGAAGGTCCGCAGGAGGTGCCGCCACATCTGGATTATGCCATGTGGCTGGGGAGTGCTCCTGAGCGGCCTTATACCGAAGCGCGTTGTCATTTTAACTTCCGCTGGATTGACGAGTATGCGCCAGGATACATCACAGACTGGGGCGCACATTTTGTGGATGTAGCCCAGTGGGGCGCGGGCATGGATGACACTACACCGACTGAGGTGGAGGCGATGGAGGTGAAACGCAGAGCGCAGGGGCTCTACGATGCGCCGGAGGAGTACCGCATCGAATATGGTTACGCTAATGGGCTAAAGCTCTCGATGTTCAGCACTAAAGATGCGGCCACCTACGGCACTAAATTCATCGGTAGTGAAGGCTGGGTATTCACGGAAGCTGAGACACTGAAGGCCAGCTCTATCGACATTTTGCGCATCAAGATGAAGGAAGGCGATACACGCCTGTATGTCTCCAAGCATCACCACCGCAATTTCATTGATGCTGTGATTTCTCGAGAACGCACAGCAGCCCCGGCAGAAATCGCTCAGCGTGCGGCCACGATTTGCCATCTAGGTGCTATATCGGCCAAGCTGCAAAAAGGGCTGAAATTTGATCCGAAAGCCGAAGCCTTCACGGGGAATGATGAGGCCAATGCCTTGCTGATGCGACCGATGCGCGATGCTTGGAAGATCTGA
- a CDS encoding PSD1 and planctomycete cytochrome C domain-containing protein, with amino-acid sequence MKPPLLAWTILTANLIAGPVDFVREVRPILEKHCYSCHGPDKQKSGLRLDIKADALHGGDAHAPNIVSGKAAQSPLIQFISTDDEDTQMPPKGERLSKLEVDLLTRWINEGATWPDGVDTAKTVDKRDHWAFKPLPPQQGSLDSFIATKLAEKGLHLSPEADRRTLIRRLHLILHGLPPTPEEVEAFVADNDSKAYEKQVDRLLASPRYGERWARHWLDVIAFGETHGFEVNTPRPNAWPYRDYVIQAFNEDTPYPQFILEQLAGDTVGKDAATGFIVANAALLPGQIGKDEESKAKARQDELNDMVSVTGGAFLGLTLHCARCHDHKFDPVSQADYYGLQAIFSGVRHGERPLKSAETRKYEEENATLLPRLAKATHRLIQFEPVSSALQVMSLTSNDAQQPLRPPVHTHRNIDRFNPIPTQKLRFTVLATSENNRYEPCLDELEIYNTAGQNIALAGQGAKVTASPSWDSGKHRLIHLNDGQYGNDRSWISKTKGAGWVQVEFPKAESIEAIVWGRDRLDEFSDRLPIQYRVEISNAGGTWQLVASSQDRLPYPGPKARLSQPEPQDASKVSAWHEARGEVSALESKLNTAKTGPMVYAGRFEPAPPSFRLNRGDVTQPKEEVSPGAVSALGAPLNLDKNAPEQKRRIALAKWLADPANPLPARVLVNRLWQHHFGEGLVNTPNDFGRNGALPTHPELLSWLASEFIHSGWSIKHMQKLIVMSQTWRQSSAPHQDGLTADAQTQLLWRFPPRRLEAEALRDAMLTVAGTLDLKMGGPGYSAFAPNNNYVRVYDPKAEFGPADWRRMIYMTKVRVAQDSTFGSFDCPDAGQSQPKRPRSTTAIQALSLFNSSFVNQQAEILATRLQGDAGKTPAQQIQRAFALTTQRQPSTDEVRVCESLIRDHGLPALCRVLLNANEFLFVP; translated from the coding sequence ATGAAGCCTCCCCTTCTTGCCTGGACCATCCTGACTGCCAACCTCATCGCCGGCCCCGTGGACTTTGTCCGTGAGGTGCGCCCGATTCTAGAAAAACACTGCTATTCCTGCCATGGACCAGACAAGCAGAAATCCGGCTTGCGTCTGGATATCAAGGCCGATGCTCTCCACGGTGGAGATGCCCATGCACCTAACATTGTATCTGGCAAAGCCGCACAGAGCCCACTCATCCAGTTCATCTCCACGGATGACGAGGACACTCAAATGCCGCCGAAAGGCGAAAGACTGTCCAAGCTTGAAGTAGATCTCCTCACCCGCTGGATCAATGAAGGAGCCACGTGGCCCGACGGTGTGGACACCGCCAAGACCGTGGACAAACGCGACCACTGGGCCTTCAAACCGTTGCCGCCTCAGCAAGGCAGCCTGGATTCCTTTATCGCGACCAAGCTTGCCGAAAAAGGTCTTCACCTATCTCCAGAAGCGGATCGCCGCACCCTCATCCGTCGTCTTCACCTCATTCTGCATGGACTACCCCCAACGCCTGAAGAAGTCGAAGCCTTCGTCGCAGACAACGATTCCAAGGCTTATGAAAAACAGGTGGACCGCCTGCTCGCCTCTCCGCGTTATGGCGAACGTTGGGCGCGCCATTGGCTGGATGTGATTGCCTTTGGGGAAACCCACGGTTTTGAAGTGAATACCCCACGCCCCAATGCCTGGCCCTATCGCGATTATGTGATCCAGGCTTTCAATGAAGACACTCCCTACCCTCAGTTCATCCTAGAACAGCTCGCCGGAGATACAGTGGGCAAAGATGCCGCCACTGGTTTCATCGTTGCCAATGCCGCCCTGCTCCCCGGTCAGATCGGCAAAGATGAAGAGTCCAAAGCCAAAGCCCGACAGGATGAACTCAATGACATGGTCAGCGTCACCGGTGGCGCTTTTCTTGGCCTCACCCTGCACTGCGCCCGCTGCCATGATCACAAATTCGATCCTGTATCGCAAGCGGACTACTACGGCCTGCAAGCCATCTTTTCAGGCGTCCGTCATGGGGAGCGTCCGCTGAAGTCAGCCGAGACACGAAAGTATGAGGAAGAAAACGCCACGCTGCTGCCACGTCTAGCCAAAGCGACTCATCGGCTGATCCAATTCGAGCCTGTCAGCTCAGCTCTTCAGGTTATGAGCCTGACGAGCAACGATGCTCAACAGCCTCTAAGGCCGCCAGTTCACACTCACAGAAACATAGATCGTTTCAATCCGATTCCAACTCAAAAACTGCGCTTCACCGTCCTGGCCACTTCCGAGAACAACCGCTACGAACCCTGCCTGGATGAACTAGAAATCTACAACACCGCTGGGCAAAACATCGCTCTCGCTGGACAAGGGGCCAAGGTCACTGCCTCACCCAGTTGGGACAGTGGCAAACATCGCCTCATTCATCTCAACGACGGCCAGTATGGCAATGACCGCAGTTGGATCAGCAAGACGAAAGGCGCAGGCTGGGTACAAGTAGAATTTCCCAAGGCCGAAAGCATCGAAGCCATCGTCTGGGGACGGGACCGATTGGATGAATTCAGCGACCGATTGCCCATCCAATATCGTGTCGAAATCTCCAACGCCGGGGGCACTTGGCAGCTCGTTGCATCTTCTCAAGATCGCCTACCTTATCCCGGTCCCAAGGCCCGCCTGTCCCAACCCGAGCCGCAGGATGCCAGCAAGGTGTCTGCTTGGCATGAAGCCCGAGGCGAAGTGAGTGCACTGGAGAGCAAACTCAACACCGCCAAGACAGGCCCGATGGTCTATGCAGGCCGGTTTGAACCTGCGCCCCCCTCGTTCCGCCTGAATCGGGGCGATGTTACCCAGCCGAAGGAAGAAGTCTCGCCCGGCGCTGTCTCCGCACTCGGCGCTCCCCTGAATCTGGACAAAAACGCGCCCGAGCAAAAACGTCGCATCGCCCTTGCCAAATGGCTTGCGGATCCTGCCAATCCCCTTCCTGCTCGTGTGCTGGTGAATCGCCTGTGGCAACACCATTTCGGCGAAGGCCTCGTCAACACGCCTAACGACTTTGGCCGCAATGGAGCTCTGCCCACGCACCCAGAACTGCTTTCCTGGCTAGCCTCCGAATTCATCCACAGCGGCTGGAGCATCAAGCACATGCAAAAACTGATCGTCATGAGCCAGACATGGAGACAGAGCAGTGCACCACACCAAGATGGCCTAACGGCAGATGCTCAAACTCAGCTTCTCTGGCGTTTCCCACCTCGCCGCCTGGAGGCGGAGGCCCTGCGAGATGCCATGCTCACCGTCGCAGGCACCTTGGATCTCAAGATGGGTGGCCCTGGTTACAGCGCCTTTGCACCTAACAACAACTACGTCCGCGTGTATGATCCTAAGGCCGAATTCGGCCCCGCCGACTGGCGACGCATGATCTACATGACCAAAGTCCGCGTGGCCCAGGACTCCACCTTTGGCAGCTTTGATTGTCCCGATGCGGGCCAATCCCAGCCCAAGCGCCCCCGCTCCACCACCGCCATTCAGGCCCTTAGCCTTTTCAACAGCAGCTTTGTCAATCAGCAAGCAGAGATCCTCGCCACCCGGTTGCAAGGCGATGCAGGCAAAACACCCGCCCAACAGATTCAGCGTGCCTTTGCCCTCACGACTCAGCGCCAGCCCTCTACCGATGAAGTCCGCGTGTGTGAATCCCTCATTCGAGACCACGGCCTGCCAGCCCTCTGCCGCGTGCTGCTGAATGCCAACGAATTTCTCTTTGTGCCATGA
- a CDS encoding SGNH/GDSL hydrolase family protein, with protein MKTYSMLGVALLGLFFSFVSAKAEHEGKLQVLLVGDSTTEGSIPRKLSPKGPHLEEVIRVLLAAEKDLPPCNVINLGLSGEYVRRLLDSGRYDKQMAKLPGVDYIFIRYGINDYARRENFAGNFTQDYAELISRMRQDHPNAQLVIMTVIPYMDSQKCNEINTLNRKVALQHRLPLFDIYPRYAQALKEGPNMLNYRRYELKNIPVQYHELVKPFVAENPPKVLVMDNQLDAHFGKLPGWFGDRHPNLAGYHVIGDETAQYLAKMIREKMKK; from the coding sequence ATGAAAACATACTCCATGTTAGGTGTGGCTTTGTTGGGACTATTTTTTTCTTTTGTCTCGGCAAAGGCGGAGCATGAGGGGAAGCTGCAAGTGCTGTTGGTCGGGGACAGCACGACGGAGGGAAGCATCCCGCGCAAACTCAGTCCTAAAGGGCCTCATTTGGAAGAAGTGATTCGTGTTTTATTGGCGGCTGAAAAAGACCTGCCACCATGCAACGTGATCAATCTTGGCCTGAGTGGTGAATACGTCCGCAGGCTGCTGGATTCGGGACGCTATGATAAGCAGATGGCGAAACTTCCAGGAGTAGATTACATCTTCATCCGGTATGGCATCAACGACTATGCCCGGCGCGAGAACTTTGCGGGAAACTTTACCCAAGACTATGCCGAACTGATCAGCCGGATGCGCCAGGATCATCCGAACGCGCAACTTGTGATCATGACGGTCATTCCTTACATGGATTCGCAAAAGTGTAACGAGATTAACACCCTGAATCGGAAAGTGGCTTTACAGCACAGGTTACCGCTTTTTGACATTTATCCCAGGTATGCGCAGGCGCTGAAAGAAGGGCCTAACATGCTGAATTACAGGCGCTATGAACTGAAGAATATCCCAGTTCAATATCATGAATTGGTCAAACCTTTTGTGGCTGAAAATCCACCCAAAGTACTGGTGATGGACAATCAATTGGATGCGCATTTTGGTAAACTGCCAGGTTGGTTCGGCGACCGTCACCCGAACTTGGCGGGCTATCACGTCATTGGCGATGAAACGGCTCAGTATTTAGCCAAAATGATTCGTGAGAAAATGAAGAAATAA
- a CDS encoding FAD:protein FMN transferase: MRTFLPSPPLPPDAHGVRRVEFKALGTNCALLFRQSSDQIALQFVAEALGWIQAFEAKFSHFRPDSLVSRINAAAGKSWVETDAEMDQILDLAEAMYRLTNGILDPAMLPLLRVWDWKKARESMPAKTDVEKARDLSRWQDVQRRPGGIFLPREGMGLDFGGFGKEHAVDQVIAIAKRHGILDILVDLGRDIFALGGNGQHPFWHVGIQDGVRPENCLGGLAVSGYAVCASGDYARRFEHEGERYGHILDPRTGWPVRHGLRAVTVLASSCVVAGIYATSIFVLGWREGMVFAESAPGVEACLQNEQGQIATSNFIQHQVRGTP; encoded by the coding sequence ATGCGCACGTTTTTACCCAGTCCCCCGTTACCGCCTGATGCCCATGGAGTGCGGCGTGTGGAATTCAAAGCCCTAGGGACAAACTGCGCCTTACTGTTTCGGCAGTCGTCGGATCAAATAGCTCTGCAATTCGTTGCGGAAGCGCTCGGCTGGATCCAAGCCTTCGAAGCTAAGTTTTCCCACTTTAGGCCAGATTCACTAGTCTCCCGGATCAATGCTGCTGCTGGTAAATCTTGGGTCGAGACGGATGCGGAAATGGATCAAATCCTCGACTTGGCAGAGGCGATGTATCGCCTCACGAATGGTATCCTTGATCCTGCGATGCTGCCTCTGCTGCGGGTGTGGGATTGGAAAAAAGCCCGTGAGAGTATGCCTGCAAAAACGGATGTTGAAAAAGCACGAGACTTATCTCGCTGGCAGGATGTTCAGCGTCGCCCAGGAGGAATCTTTCTTCCGCGTGAAGGTATGGGCCTAGACTTTGGGGGATTTGGGAAAGAACATGCGGTGGATCAGGTCATCGCTATCGCGAAGAGGCATGGCATTCTCGATATTCTGGTGGACCTTGGTCGTGACATCTTCGCTCTAGGAGGTAATGGTCAGCATCCTTTCTGGCATGTCGGTATCCAAGATGGTGTGCGCCCGGAGAATTGCCTCGGCGGGCTAGCTGTCTCTGGGTATGCGGTGTGTGCGAGCGGTGACTATGCCCGAAGATTTGAGCACGAGGGGGAGCGCTATGGCCACATCTTAGATCCTCGTACGGGATGGCCCGTGAGGCACGGGTTAAGGGCGGTGACCGTGCTTGCATCCAGTTGCGTCGTGGCAGGAATCTATGCCACCTCCATCTTCGTTCTGGGTTGGCGTGAGGGCATGGTCTTTGCCGAGTCAGCCCCAGGCGTGGAAGCCTGCCTGCAGAATGAGCAAGGCCAAATAGCTACCTCCAATTTTATCCAGCATCAGGTCCGCGGCACCCCCTGA